From Amphritea atlantica, a single genomic window includes:
- a CDS encoding haloacid dehalogenase type II — MRSQTFAFDVYGTLVDPLEMSQHLQMMVGDKADSLSKLWREKQVEYAFRRGLMGRYEPFNVCTQQALAYALKVTDLVLTAEQQAFLMAQYQQLEAYADVIPAIQSLRAQGHCCVAFSNGPADKVKALLGNAAVLELLDDVISVDEIQRYKPDPAVYLHLLKRCGSQSGNTWLISSNSWDVIGAKHAGLNAAWIQRSPAAVFDFWDVQPDKSVTSLQSLAEEFSINNIIES, encoded by the coding sequence ATGCGTAGTCAGACTTTTGCTTTTGATGTGTATGGCACACTGGTAGACCCCCTTGAAATGAGTCAGCATCTGCAGATGATGGTGGGGGATAAAGCCGATTCATTGTCGAAGCTGTGGCGGGAAAAACAGGTTGAGTATGCATTCCGGCGTGGCCTGATGGGCCGTTACGAGCCATTTAACGTATGTACTCAGCAGGCACTGGCATATGCCCTTAAAGTAACCGACCTTGTACTGACCGCTGAGCAACAAGCGTTTCTGATGGCTCAATACCAGCAACTGGAAGCCTACGCTGATGTTATCCCCGCAATTCAGTCACTGCGTGCCCAGGGACATTGCTGCGTGGCTTTCTCAAACGGCCCGGCCGATAAAGTGAAAGCGTTGTTGGGAAATGCCGCAGTGCTTGAGTTACTGGATGATGTTATCAGTGTTGATGAAATTCAGCGTTATAAACCCGATCCGGCGGTCTACCTGCACCTGTTAAAACGCTGCGGAAGTCAGTCTGGCAATACCTGGCTGATCTCCAGTAATAGTTGGGATGTCATCGGTGCAAAGCATGCGGGTCTGAATGCTGCGTGGATTCAGCGCAGCCCGGCTGCTGTGTTTGATTTCTGGGATGTTCAGCCGGATAAAAGCGTCACTTCACTGCAGTCTCTGGCAGAAGAGTTCAGTATAAATAACATTATTGAGTCATAA
- a CDS encoding pirin family protein: MNSFDLRTSMIRIKRASDRGYAHFGWLESRHAFSFGSYFDPEWMGISELRVANEDLLHPGAAIDPSKHQDMEIISVILDGKNLHTDSLGSRKLLQGRSLQLLSTGTGTEFTEQNASLENNLRMLQFWIIPGKTGSQPRYQSRQLLSREGVQLIVSPDGRDDSLQIDQDVEMYQFRLQHTSYGLPTAAHGFLFLFRGELEVNGSLLQAGDAMLFEDEPLISLRGISRAEGFYFTLP; the protein is encoded by the coding sequence ATGAACAGTTTCGACTTGCGAACCTCCATGATAAGAATAAAACGTGCTTCAGACCGGGGATATGCCCATTTCGGCTGGCTGGAATCCCGCCATGCCTTCTCTTTCGGCAGTTATTTCGACCCAGAGTGGATGGGCATTTCAGAACTGCGGGTCGCGAATGAAGATCTGTTGCACCCGGGTGCGGCCATTGATCCCAGCAAACACCAGGATATGGAGATCATCTCCGTTATTCTGGACGGTAAAAATCTGCATACGGATTCACTGGGAAGCCGAAAACTACTGCAAGGCCGCAGTTTGCAACTACTCAGCACCGGAACAGGCACGGAGTTCACCGAACAGAATGCCTCCCTGGAAAACAATCTGAGAATGCTGCAGTTCTGGATCATACCCGGGAAGACCGGCAGCCAGCCACGCTATCAGTCACGCCAACTCCTCAGTCGGGAGGGTGTACAACTGATTGTCTCACCCGATGGCCGGGATGATTCGCTGCAAATTGATCAGGATGTCGAGATGTATCAGTTCCGACTGCAGCACACCAGTTACGGTCTGCCGACTGCCGCTCATGGCTTTCTGTTCCTCTTCAGAGGGGAGCTGGAGGTCAATGGAAGCCTGCTACAAGCGGGAGACGCAATGCTGTTTGAAGATGAGCCGCTGATCTCACTGCGGGGTATCAGCAGAGCGGAAGGGTTTTATTTCACCCTCCCCTGA
- a CDS encoding sulfite exporter TauE/SafE family protein encodes MEVRKSKLFITVLPCQRQAVNTAISFTCWFIRVRYCFSGGNSVDLILSFSWAFWLLAGIGVLFTGISKSGFAGGVGVISVPLMSLYIGPVQAAAIMLPLLILMDFFSVRAWWRSKRTDLLKIMVPGAVLGIFIGYLLFGYLDDDILRLLLGILSVGFAFWGLLNGSKLGRGGSPVVGYISSTLAGFTSFIAHAGGPPMNFYLIPMKLPRAEFLGTAVVFLAIVNLVKLVAYGALGQINTDNLLVGLVLAPVAWIGIRLGLVIHNKLDDQLFYRIILIMLLIVGVKLIFDAI; translated from the coding sequence ATGGAGGTTCGCAAGTCGAAACTGTTCATTACTGTTTTACCCTGTCAGCGACAGGCTGTAAATACGGCGATCAGTTTTACCTGTTGGTTTATCAGGGTAAGATATTGTTTTTCTGGAGGGAATTCAGTGGATCTTATCCTGTCGTTCAGTTGGGCATTCTGGCTGTTAGCCGGCATTGGCGTGTTGTTTACCGGCATATCGAAGTCAGGCTTTGCCGGTGGTGTCGGCGTGATCAGCGTACCACTGATGTCGCTCTATATTGGTCCGGTTCAGGCGGCGGCTATTATGTTGCCGTTGTTGATTCTGATGGATTTCTTCAGCGTCCGGGCCTGGTGGCGCAGTAAACGAACCGACCTGTTAAAGATTATGGTGCCGGGGGCGGTGCTGGGTATCTTTATCGGCTATCTGCTGTTTGGCTATCTGGATGATGATATCTTGCGCCTTTTGCTGGGGATTCTGTCGGTTGGATTTGCGTTCTGGGGGCTGCTGAATGGTTCAAAGTTAGGCCGGGGCGGTTCGCCGGTGGTGGGGTATATCTCCAGTACCCTGGCGGGGTTCACCAGTTTTATCGCCCATGCGGGCGGACCGCCGATGAATTTCTATCTGATCCCCATGAAACTGCCCCGGGCGGAGTTTCTCGGCACGGCGGTGGTCTTTCTGGCGATTGTAAATCTGGTCAAACTGGTCGCTTATGGCGCCCTGGGACAGATCAATACCGACAATCTGCTGGTGGGGCTGGTGCTGGCGCCGGTGGCCTGGATCGGCATCCGCTTAGGGTTGGTTATTCATAATAAACTGGATGATCAGCTGTTCTACCGGATTATCCTGATTATGCTGCTGATCGTCGGCGTTAAGCTGATTTTCGATGCCATCTGA